The nucleotide sequence ACAGGAACTCAAGGGATTTTTTCTGAAAAAAATCCACACTTACCTGTGTGCTATCAAACGGGAAGGGAATAAGATGAAATAACATTTTCCGGTCCGGAAGGTATAAAACTTTACCTAATAAGCCGGGGAAATGAGACGGAAGGTCAATGATATGTAAATTATATTGCCGAATGCAATGATATACCTGATTTACAAAATCATCTCTCAAAACAGAATGAAATCAATAAGTATTTATTGTCTGTACCTGCCTGATACGTTCAACAATAACATCGGCTGCCGCAAAACACTGTAGTTGTTGTTCTATTTGAGACAACATATCAGGATCATCAAGAATAGCCTTTTCAAAGTTGACAAAATCCTGTTTATAAACCATCTTCGAATTGTAGTTTTCAATCTCTATCTGGTCAACTACATCGTATGCACAATATTGTTTTTCAATTACGGGCTTAAAAATGTCAGCCTGAACGATCACATCCGGAAAATTAAACATAAAGTCTATTTTGGGATCGCCATCCAGGATTGTATGCATCATTATATTGATATAGCTGCCATTATCACACTCCAGACGGCAATTGAGCAAATCCGGATTTCTTTCCGATACAGACCATGTTTTCACATCAATCTTCGCAATGTTGGCATTCATGATTCCCAAAATAAAATCAAGATCATAAGCCAGCTCGGATTTTATCTGTGTACACAACTCACTTTTGTTCCTCTTCATATGGTGTTTGACTTCAACAACACGTGGAATCCCCAACTCGGAAACATGGTTATATACAGGGCAATAACGATGTCTCGTAGCTAATTGCAATATGACTCCGGATTCGTTGGCCAGTTTAACCAGGTATTGTATTTCATCTAAGGAAAGATTTTGCGGATGAGTAATGTACACATGCTTCATTTCTTTCAATGCTCTTTCTGCAATGAACATTATTTCAGGAACATCATCCGTAATGTCAATAGCATCCGTATATTTAAAAAGTGCATCTAAAGAAGAATAAGATACCAAACGGTTTTGCCTGGCAAAGACCATTGATTCCCTGTTCTCCAACGCATAGCATCCTACAATTTCGTAACTGTTATTGGTCATTAAAACAGCGGTGTGCAAATGAGCTAATACATCCGTCCCAACAATTCCTATCCGAATCATAAAATCATTATATTAATGATACAAATATAGATTTTGAATTCAGATGTTCTTCATTTTTGATGAACATTTTATCAACTAAATAATGTTAATAAGATCGTATTACCGGGTAATGCTCATTCATAAGCGCTTCTGAATATTTCCATATAAGCACCCTTCAATTAAATTTCAGAGGGGAACGACTTTTGATTATTTTTGTATCCTATCAAAAATACCCTATTATGGCTGACAAAAAATTATTCCTGTTGGATGCTTATGCTTTAATCTACCGATCATACTATGCGCTGATCCGGAATCCTATGTTTAATACATCCGGATTTAACACATCCACTATTTTTGGTTTTACCAATACATTAGAAGAAGTATTAAATAAGGAGAAGCCAACGCACATTGCTGTCGCGTTCGATCCTCCTACCCCGACATTCCGGCATGAATTATATCCGAAATACAAAGCACAACGGGAAGAGACTCCTGAAGAAATAGTAAAATCCGTTCCTCGTATCCGGGAATTAATTGAAGCATACCGTATACCCATCATTGAATGTCCGGGATATGAAGCAGACGATGTGATAGGGACAATTGCCAAACATGCAGCATCCATAGGTTTTGACGTTTATATGATGACCCCGGACAAGGACTATGCCCAATTAGTAGATGAACATATATATATGTATAAGCCGGCACGATCAGGAAAAGGGGCTGAAATACTCGACACGGCAAAAGTACGTGAGGTCTACAAAGTAAAAGAGCCGATACAATTCATTGAGGTATTGGCTATTATGGGTGACAAATCGGATAACATCCCTGGAGTGAAAGGAATAGGTGAAGTAGGGGCAACCAAGTTAATAGATGAATTCGGAACTGTGGAAAACCTGCTGGAAAACATCGACCATATAAAAGGAGCCAACAAGGATAAAATTATCGAGCATAAAGACGATTTACTCTTATCCAAGACCCTTGTAACAATAAGCACAGATGTTCCCATTACTTTCTCGGAAGAAAATTATGCCATCAAAACACCGGATATTTCCCGGCTAAAGGAATTATTCAAAGAATTCAACTTCCGGACTTTTCTGAGCAGGTTAGAAGATAAGATTAGTCCGAAAACATCCTCCCAACCACAACAATTAAGTCTTTTCGATTCGGCCACTCCCACCGCCGGTACAGCTGATACCCCTCCCGAGGAACGTATCTATCAGAATATCGACACTGTAGAACATGAATACCATATTGCCGACAACCAGGAAAAAAGGCAGTTATTGATACGTATTTTACATACACGGCAAGAATTCTGTTTCGACACGGAGACAACGGGGTTAGAAACCTTTAACAATAAACTGGTGGGAATATCATTTTCCGTAAAACCGCATAGCGCATGGTATGTACCTGTACCTCAGGATGAATCATCAGAAATTATTGCTGAGTTCAGGGAATTATTCGAAAATCCTGAAATACGCAAAATCGGGCAAAACCTGAAATTCGACATGTTGGTTCTGAAGCAATATGGAGTAGATACAAAAGGAGCATTGTTCGATACCATGTTAGCCCATTACCTCATCCAGCCGGAACAACGGCATAATTTGAATTATCTTTCGGAAAAGTACCTGGATTATTCCCCTGTGGAAATAGAAACACTGATTGGTAAAAGTGGGAAAAACCAGATGAACATGATCGATGTGCCTCTGGAAAAAATTGCATCGTATGCAGCTGAAGATGCAGATATCGCATTGCAGCTAAAAGAAAAACTCGAAATACAACTTCGACAATCAGGCATGGAGGAACTGGCGCAAACAGTCGAAATGCCATTGGCCCGCGTACTTGCTTGCATGGAAGCAACCGGAGTAAAAATCGACGTATCGGCAATGGACGAACTGGCACAGATACTGAATGCAGATGCTGAAAAACTGGAAGAAGAAATATATCAACTGGCCGATACCCGTTTCAATATTGCATCTCCGAAACAGTTGGGCGATGTGTTATTTGTCAAACTAAACATTAACGACGGTGACCGGACCAAAAAAACCAAAACGAAACAATTTTCCACAAGTGAAGAAGTTTTGTCCAGTTTAACCGGCAAACATCCGATCGTTTCAAAGATATTGGAATACAGAGGGCTAAAAAAATTATTGTCCACCTATGTCGAAGCACTGCCCAAACTTATTAACCCGCATACCGGAAAAATACACACATCGTTTAACCAGGCTGTAACCTCTACCGGAAGGCTCAGTTCCACGGATCCTAATCTTCAGAATATCCCTATCCGGGAAGAAAGGGGACGAGAGATCAGAAAAGCTTTTATACCCAGTGATGAAGATCATTTATTACTTTCGGCGGATTATTCCCAGATTGAACTGAGATTAATGGCCCACATGAGTAATGACCCTAATATGCTCGATGCTTTCCGGAACAACGAAGATATCCATGCAGCTACCGCTGCAAAAATATACGGGATCCCGGTTGCTGAAGTAAACTCCGACATGCGGCGCAAAGCCAAAACGGCTAATTTTGGCATCATCTACGGCATCTCGGTTTTCGGACTTTCCCAAAGGCTCAATATACCAAGAACAGAAGCACAGGATTTAATTTCCGGGTATTTTGATGCATATAAAGAAGTGCGGAACTATATGAATAATGCGATCAACAAGGCCAAGGAGCAAGGCTATGTAGAAACGTTGATGGGGCGACGCCGTTATATTCCCGACATCCGGTCTGCAAATGCCGTAGTAAGGTGAATGGCCGAACGCAATGCAATTAATGCCCCGCTACAAGGCTCTGCAGCAGATATCATTAAATTAGCAATGATCCGTATATATGATGCCTTTGAGCAATCCCAACTGAAATCAAAAATGATTTTGCAGGTACATGATGAATTGGTTTTTGATGTGCTGAAGTCAGAACTTCAGCAAGTGAAAGAAATTGTCCGTAAAGAAATGGAGAACGCTTATCCTTTATCCATTCCGCTTACAGTGGAAATGGGTGAAGGTTATAATTGGCTGGAAGCTCATTAATCTGTTTTAAAACTGATATATAAAATGTTATTTCCTAAAAATCTCATCCCGGTTGCCTTTCTTATCGTTTTCCATTTCTCGATACTCTCCGGACAAACGGAATATAAAGACTTTTTTGAGCCGAAAACGCTCCGGTTCGATTTTTACCTGGCTGGAAATGCGGAACAACAACATATATATATCAATTGTTTCAGGGAGGAACCGCTGTGGGGAGGACCGTTTACTCATCTTACCGATCATCCCGGATATGGAGAATATTGTTACCGGATATATGATGAAGCTTCCGGAAAGTTGATCTTCCAGAGGGGATTTAATTCCCTTTTCCAGGAATGGCGAACCACAGATGAAGCCAAAACGATAAACCGCTCTTATAATCAGGTAATTTTGTTTCCTTACCCTAAGAATAAAATACGTCTGGAAATACTGGAAAGAAATTTTCAAACGGGTTTATTCATTCCTTTATTCGAAACAGGGGTTGATCCTAACAGTATGTACATCAACCGGGAAAAGCGGCCTTCATATCCCATAACCCCTATTCTCAACAATGGAGAAAGCGCCCGAAAAGTCGATCTGGTATTTGTTGCAGAAGGATATACGAAAGAAGAAATGGATAAATTCAGGAAAGATGTGATCCGTTTTTCTGATTATCTCTTTCAAACACCACCCTATTCCACACGCAAAAAGGACTTTAATATATGGGCAGTGGAATGCCCGTCTGAAGAATCCGGTGTGGATATTCCCGGACAAAACATCTGGAAAAATACGACACTGAATGCTCACTTCTATACATTTGGTATTGACCGTTATTTGACTGCTCCCGATCTATCTGCCATACGGGACCGTATCTGGAATGTTTCCTGCGATGCGGTTTATGTAATGGTTAATTCCAATGTATACGGAGGAGGTGGCATTTATAATTATTATGGACTCAGCACTTCAGACCATGCGTTAAGCGAACCTGTGTTCGTCCATGAATTCGGCCATAGTTTTGCCGGATTGGCCGACGAATATTTTTCGGCAGAGGTGGCCTACAATGATTTTTATAACCTGAAAAACGAGCCTTGGGAACCGAACATCACTACATTGGTCGATTTCAGTTCAAAATGGAAAGATATGTTGCCTCCGGGAATTCAGATCCCGACTCCTGACATAAAAGAAAATAAAGATAAGCCCGGTGTATATGAAGGAGGCGGATACCTGTCAAAAGGTATATACCGTCCGATGATCAATTGCCGGATGCGTACCAACCATGCCGATTTTTGTCCTGTATGCCAGAAAGCGATCAACCGGATGATTGACCTGACCATTGATCAGTAAGTATAAAATATCAGGGAAATGTTTACTTTTACGCCTTTATTTCAATAGTATAATTTAATGAAAGATTTTCTTCGCCTGTTAAGTTTTGCCAAACCTTATGGCAGGTATTGGCCTAAGTATGCTTTGTTTACCATTATTGGATCCTTAATGGGAACTATCAATTATGTATTGATAGCACCAGCTCTAAAAGTAATTTTTAATGGACACTCGGACTTGGATTTGGTAAAACCGGAAATGACAGAAGATTTGATAACTTATTGTAAAGATATGTACAATTACTATCTTACTGTTTATACTGTTGAACATGGAAGTATGGGGTCTTTGGTTTTTGTTATTTCCATACTACTTTTTGCTTCATTGATTGCCAATACATTCCGTTATCTTTCCCAAAGAACTTTAACATCACTTCGTGTAAATGTAATCCGAAATATACGTAAAGCTATATTTGATAAAATATGTCATTTCAATGTCGGTTACTTTCATGACAAACAAAAAGGAGATATTTTATCAAGTATTTCTAATGATGTAGCAGAGGTACAGGGATCTGTCGTAAATTCTTTCCAGGTAGTTTTCCGTGAACCCTTATCTATAATTGTCGCTATGGGGGTTTTATTCTATCTCTCTCCTCAACTCACTTTGTTCACTTTAATAGCACTGCCTGTAGCCTCTTTTTTTGTTGGCCGGCTGGTAAAGAAACTTAAAACCCATGCAAAAGAAGGGCAGGAATTAGTAGGGCGGATTCTCAGTATTTTTGAAGAAACCATATCCGGAATTAAAATTATTAAGGCTTTTAATGCAGAAAAATATATCACTAACAAGTTTGATGAAACCAATAATAAACATCGGAGAGTTAATAAGCGGGTTATGAATAGGATTGAACTGGCAAACCCCTTGTCCGAGTTTTTAGGAGTAGCTATTGTTTGTTGTATCATTTTTTATGCCGGTTACATGATGATCAACGGTAAAATGAACATGGGTTTGGAGGATTTTGTGTCTTATCTGGCCATTTATTACAGTCTTCTTGCTCCTGCTAAAAATTTAGCAAATTCTTATGGTAATATACAAAGGGGGATGGCTTCCGGCCAACGTATTTTTGCTATTCTGGACCAAAAAAATAAAATAACAGAATCGGAACATCCTTTAGCGATCAGTGCTTTTCGGGAAAATATTGCTTTTCGGGATGTTACTTTCCAATACGCTTCCGAACCTGTACTACATAGTATTAATCTCACCATCCCTAAAGGAAAGATGTATGCATTAGTGGGACATTCGGGTGCGGGAAAATCAACGATTGCCGACCTTATACCCCGATTCTATGATGTCACATTAGGAGAACTATGTATCGACAATGTGAACATTAAAGATTATAAACTTGATGACCTGGTTGGTTTGATGGGAATTGTCACGCAGGAACCGATCCTTTTTAATGATACCGTGTTTGCCAATATTGCTTTCGGGATGGGAAATGTAAGCGAAGAACAGGTAATAACAGCAGCAAAAATAGCCAATGCCGATGAATTCATCGTCTTACTTGAGAACGGATATTATACCAATATCGGAGATAGAGGCATGCGGTTATCCGGAGGACAGCGCCAACGTCTGGCTATTGCCCGCGCAGTTTTGAAAAATCCTCCTATTCTCATTCTTGACGAAGCGACTTCCGCACTGGATACTGAATCTGAACGCTTGGTACAGGATGCATTGACAAAATTAATGGCCAACCGGACTTCCGTTGTCATTGCACATAGGTTATCTACGATCAAGCATGCAGACTGTATCTGTGTACTCGATAACGGGCGCATTGTCGAGCAAGGTACACATGATGAATTGATCCGTATTGAAAAAGGAATATACAAACACCTGCATTCGTTACAGGTGAAATAAATGCAGCATTTTTATCTGCGGGAGAAGTGCAATATCTATTTTTATTCGCAAATCTGCAATCTACGAACAGCTCATCTGAATAAAATATCTAAAATAGTATCGATTTAGTCTTTGGGATATTCGATCCGGACATGATAGATATTCATCAGCCGGTTTTTGATGATCTGCTTGGCTGTGTTGATCTCCCTGTAAGTAATATTGGCGTCATTATATTGATCCTCCAGAACCTGATAGTTAACGATATTGTCAACCAGGTCGCTGATGCTTGCCTGGTTGATTTCCTTTAAGCTCCGGGAAGCTGCTTCAATAGAATCACACATCATCAATATGACCATTTCTTTTGAAAAAGGGATAGGTCCCGGATAAGTAAATTTAGACCGGTCTATTTTCTGGTCGGGATGTTGCTTTTGGTATTGATGATAAAAGAAACGGACTGTAGTGGTACCATGATGGGTGCGGATAAAATTAATGATATGCTGCGGGATCCTGTTCTTCTTGGCAATCTCCACTCCATTGGATACATGTTCAATAATGATTTGTGCACTATTTTCCGGACTGATGTCCTCATGGGGATTTCTTCCTCCGGATTGGTTTTCAATGAAATATGCCGGACGGGATATCTTCC is from Bacteroidales bacterium and encodes:
- a CDS encoding Gfo/Idh/MocA family oxidoreductase, which encodes MIRIGIVGTDVLAHLHTAVLMTNNSYEIVGCYALENRESMVFARQNRLVSYSSLDALFKYTDAIDITDDVPEIMFIAERALKEMKHVYITHPQNLSLDEIQYLVKLANESGVILQLATRHRYCPVYNHVSELGIPRVVEVKHHMKRNKSELCTQIKSELAYDLDFILGIMNANIAKIDVKTWSVSERNPDLLNCRLECDNGSYINIMMHTILDGDPKIDFMFNFPDVIVQADIFKPVIEKQYCAYDVVDQIEIENYNSKMVYKQDFVNFEKAILDDPDMLSQIEQQLQCFAAADVIVERIRQVQTINTY
- a CDS encoding IgA Peptidase M64 → MLFPKNLIPVAFLIVFHFSILSGQTEYKDFFEPKTLRFDFYLAGNAEQQHIYINCFREEPLWGGPFTHLTDHPGYGEYCYRIYDEASGKLIFQRGFNSLFQEWRTTDEAKTINRSYNQVILFPYPKNKIRLEILERNFQTGLFIPLFETGVDPNSMYINREKRPSYPITPILNNGESARKVDLVFVAEGYTKEEMDKFRKDVIRFSDYLFQTPPYSTRKKDFNIWAVECPSEESGVDIPGQNIWKNTTLNAHFYTFGIDRYLTAPDLSAIRDRIWNVSCDAVYVMVNSNVYGGGGIYNYYGLSTSDHALSEPVFVHEFGHSFAGLADEYFSAEVAYNDFYNLKNEPWEPNITTLVDFSSKWKDMLPPGIQIPTPDIKENKDKPGVYEGGGYLSKGIYRPMINCRMRTNHADFCPVCQKAINRMIDLTIDQ
- a CDS encoding ABC transporter ATP-binding protein/permease, with the protein product MKDFLRLLSFAKPYGRYWPKYALFTIIGSLMGTINYVLIAPALKVIFNGHSDLDLVKPEMTEDLITYCKDMYNYYLTVYTVEHGSMGSLVFVISILLFASLIANTFRYLSQRTLTSLRVNVIRNIRKAIFDKICHFNVGYFHDKQKGDILSSISNDVAEVQGSVVNSFQVVFREPLSIIVAMGVLFYLSPQLTLFTLIALPVASFFVGRLVKKLKTHAKEGQELVGRILSIFEETISGIKIIKAFNAEKYITNKFDETNNKHRRVNKRVMNRIELANPLSEFLGVAIVCCIIFYAGYMMINGKMNMGLEDFVSYLAIYYSLLAPAKNLANSYGNIQRGMASGQRIFAILDQKNKITESEHPLAISAFRENIAFRDVTFQYASEPVLHSINLTIPKGKMYALVGHSGAGKSTIADLIPRFYDVTLGELCIDNVNIKDYKLDDLVGLMGIVTQEPILFNDTVFANIAFGMGNVSEEQVITAAKIANADEFIVLLENGYYTNIGDRGMRLSGGQRQRLAIARAVLKNPPILILDEATSALDTESERLVQDALTKLMANRTSVVIAHRLSTIKHADCICVLDNGRIVEQGTHDELIRIEKGIYKHLHSLQVK